The DNA region TTGGGTTCGGGTCAGATTGGGTATAGATTTTCAGTAAAACCCCGGAATTTTATCCAAATACCCAcaattttttcgttttttgggTAAATTCTCGGATTTTTGAATCAATACCCGGAATTTTGGTTAAATACTCAGAATTTCGGATAAACATTagaaatttcaatataatttcgGGTATTCTAGTAAAAATTGGGTATTCGGATCCTAAATtattgatatgtatttttattttgggtattATCATATTTGGGTTCGGGTCCGGTATGGGTAGAAGAGCTTAGGACCCAATAAGGTAAATCCAAGATTACGGATTCAGATTCGGGTCCAATTTTTTGATTTAGTTTGGTTCCGGTTCGGATCTTCAGTTCCGGTTTTTTTTGCCCAGGACTACtactcttttaagttttaaacatgtcttctaagttctaacctAGAATATGTTTGAGCAtgtttatcaatatttttactGAAAGTAGGAGATTATGCACAAAAAGCATGGTCTTAAACGCTGGGTGTGGCCCGTGTGGGTATGAATGTTGTGGTGACAATCAACACAGTAATATTAATCTTTTACGGGATTACAAAAGTCTGTGTGTTTATGAATTAGAGAGGCCTTGAAGAGACTTTGGTATCAAAAAGAATAATGATCTGATGAAACAGTTTAAATTATACGAACAAGAACTATATCTGTCAAAAGTTTTTGAGCAGCTTGTCGTTTGAGACTCCGTCAGCTACCAGCATTGTGGTTATCTCCTGCAATAATACAAATCGAACAACAATAAAGAtacatatcttcttcttaagCATTTAGTAGGTTTTTAGAAACTAAACACAGTGAATACCTCAGCCATTTGTTTCTGTCCGCACAGCACCGCTCCCGTGGCCTTGGGCGCTGAGAGTTGTTTAGCCCTCGCAAAAGCAGcctacacaacacaacacatgatgtatatattattagtttggtCCACCTTGAGTTAAGCATTTAGATTGATGTTTCTCAATCTCACCTGCACGTATCCGGTTTCCCCTTTCCACCCATCATCTGGCTGTGATAATACCGGCACAACTTTGACACCCGATAATTCCCACTCTTTAAACTTTTCCTACAAATCGAGAGTGTATTCCAAGATGAATTTTCTATAGACCAAAATGAGAGCGAGAGATAGGCTCTACGCTTATCATCAAAAGATTTACAATTCAAGTGCACACATTTGTGTCTACTGACATCATGAATTGCAAAACAACTGAGAGAAAGAACCAAACCTGGTACGCCATCCTTTTCAGGTTCCTAGCCCCGTAATATAGTCTTACGTCAGATCTTCTATCAGCGCTAAATCCTGACTCAATTAGTGAGCGGATAGGACTAcaaaaataagaacaagagagattGATTACATCACAAGTGAAGATGTTTCCTTAATCCATATCACCATCATTAGACATTGTTGATTCGACCAGGCTTTgggacaacaaacaaaaacacctAAAATGCCATGAGTTGATTCAAAACACACATAACCATATCCTCCTTCATTGACTGAAACATCCTTAGGTGTCATAAACCGCTCTAACGCTAACAACAGAACAGATTGATCATGAAAGTCATCAAAACATTGACCTTACATACATGGAACTCCCTATTTCAGTATTAGATCAACATACACAGCAGAAAAAAAGCAACATACACATATCGACATACATGGAACTCCCTATTTCAGTATTAGATCAACACACGCACACAGCAGAAAAAGCAACATAAACAGTCCATGGCACCTCTAATAGGTTGAATTCATACTCTTGCAAATTGCAAGATTTAGCGCATCAACAACGTGATCCCAAACTTCAAAGCCAGCAGGATAAAAAGCAACTGAACTAAGCATCATTGAGGATTCGCCGCAATAATATTTAACTAAACCAAATTCAAGATCCTGAGTCTGAAAGCGTTGTATGTAGTAATAAATGCTCTGGACAGCAACCTTTAAACTAAACCAATACTCAGATCATTGATATAAGCTAAGAAGGAGCAATcaaatttgaagtaaaaaaagacTTCTTTAGCAAATCCAACAGACTATGATAGTGGACAAAGGCCTCACCTAATCCCAGATCCAGttgcaaaaatcaaaactgtgGGATACTTCTCCGGAGGATCAATCTGATCGATATTGAAACCATTACCCATGACAGGGCTAAGCTCAACGGTCTCCCCTTTCTTCAACCCGCAGAGAATCTCGGCGGTAGATCCAGCGATGCTTTTGACCAAGAATTCGAAAGCACCACGAGAAGCCGTCAAGGAAGGAGGAGAAGCGATAGCCAGAAAAGAAGGCTTCTCGACATCAGGAACACGGAGCTGGAGATACTGACCGGGTCTCGTGTATGAAGCTACGAGATCCGGGGAGTTTGAAATATCGATAGAGATGTGGAATAGCGATTCAGCGGCCGATTCGATGAGAGAGAGCGGAGCCGGGGTCCAGAGAGTGGCGTCCTGGCGAATAGTGGCGGCGGATACGACGGAGGCGACGCGGTTGTTACGGGATAAGCGGAGATGGCGGGTGAGAGGAAGACGGCGCAGGATAAACATGGGGGAGAGGGAGTGGCTAAAGTGCGCATGGGTGACAGAAGGCACGAAAGGAAGAGTGGACATGGTGGAGAGTTTTTGGGTCTCTTAATATGCGACCGTCAAATTTAGCCGGCGGTAGAAAAGGGCGGCCCGATTGGTTCGGTGGCAcgaggagtttttttttttttctgctgtGCACCTAATTTTTTATTCAGCTCCAATGTTTTTGCCACGTGGGCTCTCCAATGAATATATCAGTTTATCTTCTTTCCGACCACTACTACTGCTAGTACTACATTACTAGTAGTGTACTCTGCTAtaaagacaacaaacaaatggATGACATGAAGAATcttcattttaatttgttatcttTGGAGAATATTATTAGTACAAGAAACTTTGCCA from Camelina sativa cultivar DH55 chromosome 3, Cs, whole genome shotgun sequence includes:
- the LOC104773897 gene encoding fruit protein pKIWI502, which translates into the protein MSTLPFVPSVTHAHFSHSLSPMFILRRLPLTRHLRLSRNNRVASVVSAATIRQDATLWTPAPLSLIESAAESLFHISIDISNSPDLVASYTRPGQYLQLRVPDVEKPSFLAIASPPSLTASRGAFEFLVKSIAGSTAEILCGLKKGETVELSPVMGNGFNIDQIDPPEKYPTVLIFATGSGISPIRSLIESGFSADRRSDVRLYYGARNLKRMAYQEKFKEWELSGVKVVPVLSQPDDGWKGETGYVQAAFARAKQLSAPKATGAVLCGQKQMAEEITTMLVADGVSNDKLLKNF